gaatttttattctGAAAAGGCATGCTTGATCACACAACCTGTGATGCCAGTCATCTGGAAAGCTCTATCAAATCAATCCTTGTAATAAAATCTTTCCTACTTGGGTTTACCCAGAATAAGCATGATGTCATATGACCTCTAAgaagaactcaattggcaagaatGCTACATTGTCACTGAATTTGCAAGGGAAAAAGCGCTATGATGGATGAAAGATCAATAGGACCTACAGTTTCAAGGTCAGTTTGAATGTCAGAGATTGCCCGTCTCACTTCAGATCGAACTGTTTCATAAATGCTGCTAGGAGTAGCATCACCTCCCAAAGCATCCTCCGGTTCTGGCTGCAGTCATAGCACAATGGGAACTATGTTATGAGCAGTGAAATTCAACGTGGACATTATAACATTGAAGAAGCTGTATTATGTAAAAAAGCAACAACAGAGTAACTATTATTAATTTGTTACCATAATTTGTTCGGAGACAGAGACTGCTTTAAAGGTCTTCTCCTCTACTCCAGAAAGAGAGCCCACCGAAACTGCATCTTCCCAATGCGAAAACTGCGAAGAAGACTAAGATAGGCAACATATTCAAAAAATCGATCTTCACGAGTTAAAGTTTAATTCGATGCTGAGCTCCTACCAAACTTGTGGCAGAATCATCGGGTGGCCGAACACTCCGGTGTTGGCTAGTCCAAGTCCTCAAATTCTTCATCTGATCCGAAACATCAGAACGACTACTCGTATACTTTGTTGATGAATCATGATCTGGCTCAACTTCACTCTGACcacacaacaaaagaaaaaaggccacAGACACAAGCTCAATACTCTATCAAACGCCCCCAAAATTCCAGGACCTCAATAAAGATAAAGGACCAGACCTCGGAGCTAACCAAATGGCCTCTGGAAACCGGATTCCGCGACACCGACCGGACCCGCCGCCTCGTGTCGACACTTGACAAGCTCCGGCCGACATCCCTCCTATCCCCCGACGAATTCGACCCGACGCCTCCGTTCCTCGAGACCGATCTCCCCCTCCTCTCATCGACAACCCCGGACTCCTCCCGTCCGCCTTAGTCCCACCTACCTTCGATCCGACACCACCGGAGTTCCCACCACCCCTGACCGATTTCTCGGGCAAGGTCTCGTCTTCGGGCGGGGAATCGCCGCTGCAGAACAGAGGGTTGTTCCTCTTGTTCAAGAATTCGGGTGGCGAGGAGGAGACCCTGGAGAAGGCGCTCACGCTCCTCGATCTCCTGGGCGGGGGCCGCCGCTGGGCGTCCCGCGAGGCTTCTCTaacggaagaagaagaagaagaagccgccCCCGCGCCGGCGGAGGAGCCAGAGGAAGCCtgcgcggcggtggcggcggcgccGCCTCTTCTCGAAGTGGACTTGAAGGCCGAAACAGCCATGGAAACAGAGAGTGCGAATCCACGGAGGATTCACTCTGCACGCGCGCCCGATGGAATTTATGACTTACCCACCACCcaagaaagacaaaagaagaaggcAACAGTGATGGGTATGTAGGACGGGAGCAGAGAGTCCCGTGGTGGGGCGCTCTTTCGTCTTCCTCTGGGCCTTTTCACTGTCGGAGATTGCGCCAGTTTCGGCGCTACCCAACGTTGGGAAAAGCGCCCGCTTTTCTCTCTGGTTTTGACCAGACGAGCCGTCTTTCTTGCCAGCCCGTTCGgtgctctctccctctcacatGGCCACGTTCCGTTCCTgttcctctttcctcctttaTTAATGGCGAGTGCTTCTATGGCGGGAGAAGGATCCGCTTCTTCGTTAGCAACGCGTAGGCCGCCATCTTCGGCAgagctttttcttttactttcttttcttttctttcctttggctGAGCATTATTGCGTTGACGATCCATTATGCAACGAGTTGAATCGCCTTGGCTCGCTTCTTTTTCTGGCTTTCTTTAAGTTCTGTGTGCAATGATGACGGGTTTATTAATCAAGAACTTTTAACAACCACCGCGCGAGCAAATGGTCAACACGTGCGATTGCGAGGATGTCGACAGTTGGATTTGGCTTGGATTTTCATGAAATCCAAACCAAACTAAACCAAGGCGTGAATCCAACCCGAACCGAGAGTctggtttgatttttctatttttgcatCGCATGTTGAAACCAAACTGactaaataataagaaaaaaagagagattttacGTTGGGCATTCGATTTTTATTGCGAATTTCAGTTCGGTTTGGCTTGGTTAACTAGACCGAACCgaaaaaaagaacgaaattTCGATTCAGTTTTGAGTGGCATGGTGAACACATAGAATGCTTCCGCGAAGATGTTTCCTTACAGATTCATGTCTATGTAGATTTCACAGCATTGTGCAATCAATCAAGTCATCCAGTTCCCATTCCGGTAGTGCGCGTTTCCCTAATGGTACTAGACATCACGAACGGAACAAGAAGATCGTCGGATCAGAGAGAAATCGATTCACTTCTCTCCTCGCAAAAGCAGTTCAATTACCACAGTGAGGAAGCCGTCTACTTGCCAGGCATTAATAACTACTTCAGACAAGCTCTGGCCAAGCCTAAGGCCAACCAAACTCCGTGCACAGTTCAAATAATCTCAAActtgagaaaagaagaaatagcaAATGATAAGTACCACGACATATTTGGCTGTTGCAAATTTCAGCATGGTGAAATGAAGAgtgaaaagaaacaagaaacttCTGTTATTGCCCTCAGTCGGTTACATCGAAACAGAGCTTAGCCTCGTCCCAAGGGCCGTTGATCTCAAACTTGTATTCCTGTATCCTTATAAGCCAGTAAGGGCACACCACGGCAAACAAACACCAGCAAAACTAGAAACATGAAGAAAAGCACCCGATGCAATTTATAGACAAAAGCCAGACTAACAGCCATTAACACGAATGAGAACAGGAGATGTAAACAAAAAGACCGTTTCTTTATGCAATGAGTGACTAAtggggcaaaaagaaaaatgacgaGAGAGAACAGCATTATAGCAAAGACATATCCGGATGAAGGAAGGCGAGAAGCAACGAAAACTGAAGCCACAATAGAGGCATTCAGGGATATGCAACTGGTCAAGGTAGGATTTTTCCAGGTTCCTGAAGCATGTACCGTGCTTCGCGCGTAGTCGTGTAAGAATAGATGGATGATCATCAGTGAAACGGTTACTGCCCAGATGGAGTCTGAACTTATGGACGTCGTTAGAGTTCTGTAGATAGGAGCCAAGACATACAACCCGGATGTAAAGAAGGCAACATTCGCTAAATAATGGAGAAGCTGATTGAGCGAGAGCATCTTTTCTGTGAGCAGCAGAATCATGAACCCCGACATCAGAAGGCTCGCATCAATAAGCAGGAGAGACTTCTCACTGAGACTAGAGTTCAAGGTGTAGGTCCAAACGACACCAACCAGAACAACAATGCATAGGTATTGAGAAATCGAAACCGAGTCTCGCATCACCTTCATTAAATCCCGTTTGACGACATTGGCATTCGTGACCATACCTTCAAGGAAAGAATCATCCGTATAATTGTCGTCATATCCAGGCTGCATCCCTCCATACGCCACTTTTCTCCATTTGGGTCTGGTAGGAGAAGAGTTTTCTCTATCCATGGTGACTGAAATAAGGAAATGCCTGTCAACGAGATGTTGATCCACAGTCAATGAATCCTCCTATTGTTGTTCTATGTGCAATAGATATATGCCAGGACCTCCACAAGATCTGTGCTTCCTGCATAGTCATGATGGCGACAAGATCAAGCCACAGAAAACTCAAAACGACATTGAATAACGGGAAAATAAGCGGGATCAAGATCCACTAAGCTATTTTGAGATTGCAATTTTCAAAGTAACCAAACTGGAGATGCCACATAGCACAATCTTCACTACCCAAGCATGCATTTTAGAGAAAACTAATCATGCTACGCTCGATCTCAAATCATCAGTCAATCGTGAGGGCACTCTTATTCATCAAGAAGCACTTCATCACGCAACTATACTCTTACAGAGCTTAGCATGAAAACTGCGATCTAAGTCCGTCCATCATAGCTCTTCCCATAACATCCCCGACAAAAATTCGAATCCAGAACAACCAATTACCCAACCAACCCATTTGAACAAGCTTAGCAACGTGACGAGCCTACAAACCTTTTCACATGGGCCACTCCACATCTCGACTTCCACAACCAGATCCCAAAGGAGACGAAACGTCGGGAGCGAAATGGGAAATGGAACCCTACCCTACTAGCAATTCGAAGTTCCCAATAAACAAGATTCCTTACACACTGAGGATTTTCATCAAGCAGTTGGCGCGCGAAACAGAAATATCGAAGGGAACAACAAAATGGAGCTCCGTAAAGCGGAAGGAAATCCAAAATCCACACCTCGACGAGCTCGCGGGCACGAGAGCGAGAGATCGCGATCAGTGGAGCTCTCAATTCGCGCGCACACCAGCACAGGCCCGGGCACGGGCAGAGGCACCGAGAAAGCgctcgccgctgccgccgccgccgccgcagcgaGGTTTCGGCGCCGCGAGTTGCTAATGGAATCGGAGCCTAACGACTCGGCGTCGGCGGATCATCGGAAGACGAGAAGAAATCCGACGTGACCGGCGACGTTCCCCCGTTCCGGCTATCAACACGAGAGAAGCTTTAATCTCATTGGCGATAAATGGGCCGGGCCAGGTCGGGCCCGGAAAAGCTCGCGGGTCACTAAGCCCATGGAAATTACGGGCTCTGATTGGAGATTGGTAAAAGCGCTTGGCCCAGCTCGGTTTTGACATGTGAACAGTTCACTTCACTCGTCTATATAGAGTTATTTACGTCTACAACTCTAAATGCTCCAATTTAGTTTCTGCTACATGTTTTAGAGAGAGCCGAATTTTGTAAATTGACCGAGAGAGACGGGGTCTCTGGTGGGGCCCAgccggagagagagagccgtATATCTTCCAAAGAAAGTCTGATTCCAACTTGGCACATGGCGACATGTGTCGCCCGATGAATAAACTCGGattatgccatgttgaaatcaGAACTGCaatcaatattttctccatgttTTAGTTCGATAACAATATAGTTATCGCTCCTGCTCAACACTTGGATCAACGACAACTCTTCGGACTTGTGTCTCATGACACTTAATCCGCTATTCTCCAACCGTTTTTAATTTCCCGATCGATTGAGAGAATATCGATTCTACCCGTGACACAAGTTCTCCGAGGAGGTATACAGCGGGTTCTTGAAGACTACAATGAAACCAAGGTTGGATCAAAGGGCTTGTGAATCCGACTTAACTTTGCTAAATGCGTTTAAGACAAGAACATCCTATTTCTTAATCTCAGCAAACTGAGCATGGCGACGCCTTCTCCTAGCGAGGGAGGCCGTGCTGTGCTCGTCACATCACTCCTCAACTTCAAATCAGATCTAACAACCGGCAGCCCCATGTGTTGTCGCCAGTGGAGAGATGAGTCTCCGTTCCTGTCATAGACACGGAAATGGCTACAAATTTCCAGCAAAGGTTCGGTTCGTACCTGCATGCAGATGGCCGAGAATGGCAAAGCTCTCGGCCCAATGCCAACCGATTCCTCTGCCGAGCATTAAATTCCTCCACAGCCGTACTTGCACCAAACCCTGTCTTTCTTCTTCGACTGATGCAACCGAGCAAGAAACATTCGTTtctgaaataaagaaaagaaacccatcAGACCCCGGGAACACTAAACGAGCGGGAGAGGGGTTCAACTCTCAACGGAGCGTGTCGTGGGGGTTGCGTGCGAAATCTGAATGCGTTTGTACTTTGCACCACTCTCGAGTTATATTcactctttccttccttctctgtttcttttaGGGTTCATTTTCCCCCTTGCTTCCCGACGTCATGGCTTTGCATCTGTCTTTCAACCTCGAGGCCGACGGCCAGGTATACATTTATACGTCACAGTGTACATGTAAGTATGTATGCGCGTATCTTCTTCGTAAACGAGCTTACTTTCCCTTCTTCCGATGAATCTTTTCTCTAGGGTTTTCTCCTCATCTTTACTTACCTGTTCTTTTTATGGGACGGGGTACGCAAGCTTTCCTTTCTTTGGCTTGTTATCTGTTCTCCTGTTGGTTGATGAGAAAGATGGGGGTGGCCACaggttttatttgaagaaagctcGAGCGTGAGGAAGGTGATCCTGGATAGGCCCAAGAAACTGAACAGCCTCACTTATGAAATGGTACTGAATAGTACAGATGACAtaacccccctctctctctttaaagTATAGCTTCCTCTAACATTCTTACCACTGAATGCGAGATCTTTCTGCACGGCTCTTGACGACTTGAACTTATGCAAATTCTCAGAAACGAAAAACGAAAAAGTGGATTATTTAG
This Eucalyptus grandis isolate ANBG69807.140 chromosome 7, ASM1654582v1, whole genome shotgun sequence DNA region includes the following protein-coding sequences:
- the LOC104454053 gene encoding phosphatidylinositol N-acetylglucosaminyltransferase subunit C, whose amino-acid sequence is MDRENSSPTRPKWRKVAYGGMQPGYDDNYTDDSFLEGMVTNANVVKRDLMKVMRDSVSISQYLCIVVLVGVVWTYTLNSSLSEKSLLLIDASLLMSGFMILLLTEKMLSLNQLLHYLANVAFFTSGLYVLAPIYRTLTTSISSDSIWAVTVSLMIIHLFLHDYARSTVHASGTWKNPTLTSCISLNASIVASVFVASRLPSSGYVFAIMLFSLVIFLFAPLVTHCIKKRSFCLHLLFSFVLMAVSLAFVYKLHRVLFFMFLVLLVFVCRGVPLLAYKDTGIQV